From a region of the Synechococcus sp. RS9916 genome:
- a CDS encoding PIN/TRAM domain-containing protein, whose product MVEPLILILFLISGAATGWMGVHLLPQELLDEGTDVELVRWGLTAGGAVVGGVAGLVFRRLRQQLMRQVRTMPTDLLVSRAVGLILGLLVANLLLAPILLLPLAGGSALVKPLAAVVSNVFFGVLGYNLAEVHGRTLLRLFNPTSTEALLVADGVLTPATAKILDTSVIIDGRIRGMLACGLLEGKVIVAQTVIDEMQQLADSTNLEKRGKGRRGLKLLTELREQYDRRLVINTTRYDGAGTDDRLLQLTEDTGGTLVTADFNLAQVAQVKDLKVMNLSELVIALRPEVQPGDELKLKIVREGKEESQGVGYLEDGTMVVVDDARPLIGSRHPVVVTGALQTPTGRMVFARLDDGKQTKAGKNGKAIRNNKSKPSKPNQKDGRASADPR is encoded by the coding sequence ATGGTTGAACCGCTCATCCTGATTCTGTTCCTGATCTCCGGTGCCGCCACTGGATGGATGGGAGTTCATCTGCTGCCCCAGGAACTGCTGGATGAAGGCACGGATGTGGAACTCGTGCGCTGGGGGCTCACCGCCGGGGGGGCGGTGGTCGGTGGAGTAGCTGGTCTGGTGTTTCGACGGCTGCGCCAGCAGCTGATGCGTCAGGTGCGCACCATGCCCACCGATCTGTTGGTGAGCCGCGCCGTTGGTCTGATCCTCGGCCTGCTGGTGGCCAATTTGCTGCTGGCCCCGATCCTGTTGCTGCCCCTTGCGGGTGGCTCGGCTTTGGTGAAGCCGCTGGCGGCCGTGGTCAGCAATGTGTTCTTCGGGGTGCTGGGTTACAACCTCGCGGAGGTGCATGGACGCACCCTTCTACGGCTGTTCAACCCCACCTCCACCGAAGCCTTGCTGGTGGCCGATGGCGTGCTCACACCGGCCACCGCCAAGATTCTCGACACCAGCGTGATCATTGATGGGCGCATCCGCGGGATGCTCGCCTGTGGCTTGCTGGAGGGCAAGGTGATCGTCGCCCAGACGGTGATCGATGAGATGCAGCAACTGGCCGACTCCACCAACCTGGAAAAGCGCGGCAAGGGCCGTCGCGGTCTCAAGTTGCTCACTGAGCTGCGGGAACAGTACGACCGGCGATTGGTGATCAACACCACCCGCTACGACGGTGCAGGCACCGACGATCGCCTTCTGCAGCTCACCGAAGACACCGGCGGCACCTTGGTGACCGCTGATTTCAACCTGGCCCAGGTGGCTCAGGTGAAGGATCTCAAGGTGATGAACCTGAGTGAGTTGGTGATCGCCCTACGCCCTGAAGTGCAACCGGGTGATGAGCTCAAGCTCAAGATTGTGCGTGAAGGCAAAGAGGAGAGCCAGGGGGTTGGCTACCTGGAGGACGGCACGATGGTGGTGGTCGATGATGCCCGCCCCCTGATTGGCAGCCGCCATCCAGTGGTGGTCACCGGTGCCCTGCAGACCCCCACCGGCCGCATGGTGTTCGCCCGTCTGGATGACGGAAAGCAGACCAAAGCCGGCAAAAACGGCAAAGCCATCCGCAACAACAAGTCGAAACCGTCCAAACCGAACCAAAAGGATGGGCGCGCAAGCGCAGACCCCCGCTAG
- the hemW gene encoding radical SAM family heme chaperone HemW — MSAPRSAYVHIPFCHRRCFYCDFAVVPLGDHAGTPSGTGSGSIRTYLSQLHKEIALAPKGPPLATLYIGGGTPSLLTPIQIRDLLEALRRQFGFQAGAEITLEMDPASFDLSDLQALIKAGVNRVSLGGQSFDDRVLEGLGRRHRRGDLQKCCRWLRDGLRDGALRSWSLDLIRNLPEQTLEAWSAQLELALTTGAPHLSIYDLAVEPGTVFAWRQQRGELPLPDDDLAVALMTSTSDRLGRAGFCRYEISNYAQPGHASRHNRVYWSGAGWWGFGMGATSAPWGERLARPRTREGYASWLEEQQRGLHPSLQHSMAAALPLDDRLLVGLRRREGVQLRQQARSCGWSDACCDQHLPTLEARWQEALNRGLLIHASGRWRLSDPEGMALSNQVLVELVCWWEELPTELQGAAPAAGSPNL; from the coding sequence ATGTCCGCACCGCGCAGCGCCTATGTGCACATTCCCTTCTGCCATCGGCGTTGCTTCTACTGCGATTTCGCCGTTGTCCCCCTGGGGGATCACGCCGGCACCCCATCCGGAACCGGCAGTGGGTCAATCCGCACCTATCTCAGCCAGCTGCACAAGGAAATCGCCCTTGCCCCCAAGGGTCCCCCCCTTGCCACGCTCTACATCGGGGGCGGAACGCCCTCACTGCTGACACCAATCCAGATCCGGGACCTGCTGGAAGCCCTACGCCGCCAATTCGGCTTTCAAGCCGGCGCGGAAATCACCCTGGAAATGGATCCAGCCAGCTTTGACCTCAGCGATCTGCAGGCCTTGATCAAGGCTGGGGTGAACCGGGTCAGCCTGGGGGGCCAAAGCTTCGATGATCGGGTGTTGGAAGGACTCGGTCGTCGCCATCGCCGCGGCGACCTGCAGAAGTGCTGCCGTTGGCTCCGGGACGGCTTACGCGATGGCGCCCTGCGGAGTTGGAGCCTGGACCTGATCCGCAACCTGCCTGAACAAACCCTGGAGGCCTGGAGCGCTCAGCTGGAACTGGCGCTGACCACCGGTGCCCCCCATCTGTCGATCTACGACCTGGCCGTGGAACCCGGCACGGTGTTCGCCTGGCGCCAGCAGCGCGGTGAACTACCTCTGCCCGACGATGACCTGGCGGTGGCGTTGATGACCAGCACCAGTGACCGACTGGGAAGGGCTGGCTTCTGCCGCTACGAGATCTCCAATTACGCCCAGCCCGGGCACGCCTCCCGCCACAACCGCGTGTATTGGAGTGGTGCGGGCTGGTGGGGTTTCGGCATGGGCGCCACCAGTGCCCCCTGGGGAGAGCGACTGGCCCGGCCCCGCACCCGGGAGGGTTATGCCAGCTGGCTCGAGGAGCAGCAGCGGGGGTTGCACCCCTCACTGCAGCACTCCATGGCCGCAGCGTTGCCCCTGGATGACCGGCTGCTGGTGGGGTTACGCCGGCGTGAAGGGGTGCAGCTCCGACAGCAAGCACGGAGCTGTGGGTGGAGTGATGCGTGCTGCGATCAGCACCTGCCCACTCTGGAAGCGCGCTGGCAGGAGGCCCTCAACCGAGGCCTTCTGATCCATGCGTCAGGGCGCTGGAGACTGAGTGACCCTGAAGGCATGGCGCTCAGCAACCAGGTGCTGGTGGAGCTGGTGTGTTGGTGGGAGGAACTGCCGACGGAGCTGCAAGGTGCGGCGCCTGCTGCTGGCTCACCCAACCTTTGA
- the panB gene encoding 3-methyl-2-oxobutanoate hydroxymethyltransferase, producing the protein MRPAELIRFKQSGRAITVLTAWDSLSASLVQEAGADVVLVGDSLAMVVLGHATTLPVTLEQMLSHTQAVCRGFQGALHAQPLVVADLPFLSYQCGPERAVAAAGLLLKDSGAAAVKLEGAEPEVVAVIDRLVRMGIPVMGHLGLTPQAVHRLGYRRQAQDPRSQEKLKRQALDLEAAGCFALVLEHIPAELAADLRAQLTIPVIGIGAGAGCDGQVRVTADLLGLTPQQPPFSPALIQGRQLCVEALKGWVSQQQAPHLAAPSAVPPTNTPAPPAPGC; encoded by the coding sequence ATGCGCCCTGCTGAACTGATCCGTTTCAAGCAGTCCGGTCGCGCGATCACGGTGTTGACCGCCTGGGACAGCCTGTCGGCCTCTCTGGTGCAGGAGGCGGGGGCCGACGTGGTGCTGGTGGGTGATTCCCTGGCGATGGTCGTGCTGGGCCATGCCACCACCCTGCCGGTCACCCTCGAGCAGATGCTTTCGCACACCCAGGCGGTTTGTCGGGGATTCCAGGGGGCGCTCCATGCCCAGCCCCTTGTGGTGGCCGATCTGCCGTTCCTCAGCTACCAGTGCGGACCCGAGCGAGCGGTGGCCGCGGCGGGTTTGCTGCTCAAGGACTCAGGTGCCGCGGCCGTCAAGCTGGAAGGGGCCGAGCCGGAGGTGGTGGCTGTGATCGATCGGCTGGTGCGCATGGGAATTCCGGTGATGGGTCATCTCGGCCTCACCCCCCAGGCGGTGCATCGCCTCGGGTACCGCCGCCAGGCCCAGGATCCCCGCAGCCAGGAGAAACTGAAGCGTCAGGCGCTCGACCTTGAGGCGGCTGGATGTTTTGCCCTGGTGTTGGAGCACATCCCCGCGGAGTTGGCGGCCGACCTGCGCGCCCAGTTGACGATTCCGGTGATCGGGATTGGTGCCGGTGCCGGTTGTGACGGCCAGGTGCGCGTGACGGCTGATCTGCTGGGGCTTACTCCCCAGCAACCACCATTTAGCCCTGCCTTGATCCAGGGCCGGCAGCTCTGCGTGGAGGCCCTCAAAGGTTGGGTGAGCCAGCAGCAGGCGCCGCACCTTGCAGCTCCGTCGGCAGTTCCTCCCACCAACACACCAGCTCCACCAGCACCTGGTTGCTGA
- the ftsZ gene encoding cell division protein FtsZ, which translates to MQPQLNGKASTMEMMPPQQSTASEASGILPSQSARIEVIGVGGGGSNAVNRMIQSDLEGVGYSVLNTDAQALLQSASTNRVQLGQTLTRGLGAGGNPSIGQKAAEESRADLQQALQGTDLVFIAAGMGGGTGTGAAPVVAEVAKESGALTVGIVTKPFSFEGRRRMRQADEGIARLAEHVDTLIVIPNDRLRDAIGGAPLQEAFRSADDVLRMGVKGISDIITCPGLVNVDFADVRSVMTEAGTALLGIGVGSGRSRAVEAAQTAINSPLLEAARIDGAKGCVINISGGRDMTLEDMTTASEVIYDVVDPEANIIVGAVVDERLEGEIHVTVIATGFENGQPYRTDRSASRPSGLPFAAPETNESGARIPEFLRQRQMRADASDN; encoded by the coding sequence ATGCAGCCACAGCTCAACGGCAAGGCCTCAACGATGGAGATGATGCCCCCCCAGCAATCAACGGCTTCTGAGGCCAGTGGCATCCTTCCCAGTCAGTCAGCGCGCATTGAGGTGATCGGCGTGGGCGGCGGCGGCAGTAATGCCGTGAACCGCATGATCCAGAGCGATCTGGAGGGTGTGGGTTACAGCGTTCTCAACACTGATGCTCAGGCGCTGCTCCAGTCGGCGTCGACCAATCGAGTGCAGCTGGGTCAGACCCTCACTCGTGGTCTTGGGGCAGGAGGAAATCCCAGCATCGGCCAGAAGGCCGCGGAGGAATCCAGGGCCGACCTTCAGCAGGCTCTGCAGGGCACCGATCTCGTGTTCATTGCCGCAGGTATGGGCGGTGGCACCGGAACTGGTGCTGCTCCTGTGGTGGCTGAGGTGGCGAAGGAAAGCGGTGCACTCACCGTGGGCATCGTCACCAAGCCCTTCAGTTTTGAAGGACGCCGTCGCATGCGTCAGGCCGATGAGGGCATTGCCCGTCTGGCAGAGCATGTTGACACTCTGATTGTGATCCCCAACGACCGCCTGCGCGATGCCATTGGCGGTGCTCCGCTTCAAGAGGCCTTCCGCAGTGCCGATGACGTGCTGCGGATGGGGGTCAAAGGGATCAGTGACATCATCACCTGCCCCGGATTGGTGAATGTTGACTTCGCCGATGTGCGCTCGGTGATGACCGAAGCCGGCACGGCCCTGCTGGGCATTGGTGTGGGCTCCGGTCGCTCCCGGGCCGTTGAGGCGGCGCAGACCGCGATCAACAGCCCCTTGCTAGAAGCTGCACGCATTGATGGAGCCAAGGGTTGTGTGATCAACATCAGCGGCGGGCGCGACATGACCCTGGAGGACATGACCACCGCTTCTGAAGTGATCTACGACGTGGTGGATCCGGAGGCCAACATCATTGTTGGTGCCGTGGTGGATGAGCGCCTCGAGGGTGAAATCCACGTGACGGTGATTGCCACCGGCTTTGAAAATGGTCAGCCCTATCGCACGGACCGCTCCGCCAGCCGGCCGAGTGGATTGCCGTTCGCGGCTCCCGAGACCAATGAGAGCGGTGCTCGGATCCCTGAGTTTCTGCGTCAGCGCCAGATGCGTGCCGATGCCAGCGATAACTGA
- a CDS encoding FtsQ-type POTRA domain-containing protein, producing MSRTTSDVKTGTLPPGVERRRRLRQERRRDRMIQLWRLTVFGSTATALGWLLITQGWTLRSTEQVQVSGSERLGTEAVVEAAQLSFPLSLLSLQPSEMENRLVKTLPVQAAVVQRRLLPPGLTVQLEDRRPVAAARRQGSTGVEQGMVDSRGHWMARTDAAHGEEPETGIQVIGWTPAQRQPLEILLKQRDQLGSALQTIEIAADGSLSVRTAGLGLVQLGTDPRLLDQQLITLRQLSRSLPDELRRRSGTSLDLSDPSKPELQMPIQPKADTTPPAKTSER from the coding sequence GTGAGCCGCACAACCAGCGACGTCAAGACGGGAACCTTGCCCCCGGGGGTGGAGAGACGACGTCGTTTGCGCCAGGAGCGCCGCCGCGACCGGATGATCCAGCTCTGGCGGCTCACCGTGTTTGGGTCCACGGCCACGGCTTTGGGTTGGTTGCTGATCACCCAGGGCTGGACGTTGCGCAGCACAGAGCAGGTGCAGGTGAGCGGCAGTGAGCGGCTTGGCACGGAGGCCGTGGTTGAGGCGGCGCAGCTGAGCTTTCCCCTGTCGTTGCTGAGCCTGCAGCCCAGCGAAATGGAAAACCGCTTGGTGAAGACCCTGCCGGTGCAGGCCGCTGTGGTCCAACGGCGTCTGTTGCCTCCAGGGCTGACTGTGCAGTTGGAGGATCGTCGGCCCGTCGCGGCGGCGCGTCGTCAGGGCAGCACGGGTGTGGAGCAGGGCATGGTCGACAGCCGCGGCCACTGGATGGCCCGCACCGATGCGGCTCACGGCGAAGAACCGGAGACCGGTATTCAGGTGATCGGCTGGACCCCGGCCCAGCGCCAGCCCCTTGAGATCCTGCTGAAGCAGCGGGATCAGTTGGGCAGTGCATTGCAAACGATCGAGATCGCTGCGGACGGATCATTGAGTGTGCGCACGGCTGGGTTGGGACTGGTGCAACTGGGCACGGACCCCCGTCTGCTTGACCAGCAGCTCATCACCCTCAGGCAACTAAGCCGCAGTCTTCCCGATGAGTTGCGACGTCGCTCCGGCACCAGCCTCGATCTCAGTGATCCCAGCAAACCTGAATTGCAGATGCCGATTCAACCCAAGGCGGACACAACCCCTCCTGCAAAAACAAGCGAACGCTGA
- a CDS encoding D-alanine--D-alanine ligase family protein — translation MAPSPVRIGLVFGGASGEHAVSIRSANTVIAALEQGQNRERFSVSAFYIDCQGRWWAEEVARAVLASGQPAAPEDLPQPLPSPGFLNLPAGADAVEVWYPVLHGPNGEDGTVQGLFTLMGKPFVGAGVLGSSVAMDKLAMKAAFAAAGLAQVPYVGLNAADLQEPERRDAVVARIEQELGYPCFVKPANLGSSVGITKARDRSQLLSGLDEAASLDPRIVVEQGVDARELECAVLGKRQLKASVVGEIRFDADWYDYTTKYSDGLSTTLIPAPIPESLQDQVRTMALASCRALCVEGMARVDFFYDDRTGDLWINEINTLPGFTSLSMYPMLWNASGIGLEQLVAQLVESARE, via the coding sequence ATGGCTCCATCCCCTGTACGCATCGGCCTTGTCTTCGGCGGTGCGTCCGGTGAGCACGCGGTCTCCATCCGCTCCGCTAACACGGTGATTGCGGCCCTTGAACAGGGACAAAATCGCGAGCGTTTTTCGGTTTCCGCCTTCTACATCGACTGCCAGGGGCGCTGGTGGGCTGAAGAGGTGGCGCGCGCGGTGCTCGCCAGTGGTCAGCCCGCTGCGCCGGAGGATCTCCCCCAGCCGCTGCCATCGCCTGGGTTCTTGAACCTGCCTGCTGGGGCTGATGCCGTCGAGGTCTGGTACCCGGTGCTGCATGGCCCCAATGGAGAAGACGGCACCGTTCAGGGGTTATTCACTTTGATGGGGAAGCCTTTCGTAGGTGCCGGCGTGCTCGGCTCATCCGTGGCCATGGACAAACTGGCGATGAAAGCAGCTTTTGCCGCCGCCGGTCTGGCCCAGGTTCCTTATGTCGGTCTGAATGCCGCCGATCTTCAGGAGCCTGAGCGCCGCGATGCCGTTGTGGCGCGCATTGAACAGGAGCTGGGCTATCCCTGTTTTGTCAAACCAGCGAATCTGGGCTCATCGGTGGGGATCACCAAGGCGCGCGATCGCAGCCAACTGCTCAGCGGTCTCGACGAAGCGGCGTCCCTTGACCCCCGCATCGTGGTGGAGCAGGGCGTTGATGCACGGGAGTTGGAGTGTGCGGTGCTGGGCAAGCGCCAACTCAAAGCCTCTGTCGTTGGCGAGATTCGTTTTGATGCCGATTGGTACGACTACACCACCAAATACAGCGATGGTTTGAGCACCACGTTGATCCCAGCCCCGATTCCGGAGTCGCTTCAGGACCAGGTACGCACCATGGCCCTCGCGTCCTGCCGCGCTCTCTGTGTGGAGGGCATGGCCAGAGTCGACTTTTTCTACGACGACCGCACCGGTGATCTTTGGATCAACGAAATCAACACGCTGCCGGGTTTCACGTCGCTGAGCATGTACCCAATGCTCTGGAACGCCAGCGGCATTGGGCTCGAGCAACTGGTGGCGCAGTTGGTGGAGAGCGCGCGAGAATGA
- the miaB gene encoding tRNA (N6-isopentenyl adenosine(37)-C2)-methylthiotransferase MiaB, producing the protein MNKADSERMAGILESMGYCEATAELDADLVLYNTCTIRDNAEQKVYSYLGRQAQRKRSNPNLTLVVAGCVAQQEGESLLRRVPELDLVMGPQHANRLETLLTQVEAGQQVVATEEHHILEDLTTARRDSAICAWVNVIYGCNERCTYCVVPSVRGKEQSRMPEAIKLEMEGLAAQGFKEITLLGQNIDAYGRDLPGITPEGRRQHTLTDLLHFVHDVDGVERIRFATSHPRYFTERLIDACADLPKLCEHFHIPFQSGDNDVLRSMARGYTVERYRRIIDRIRERMPDASLSADVIVAFPGETDAQYRRTLDLIEEIGFDQVNTAAYSPRPNTPAADWDNQLPEEVKVARLQEINALVERCARERNARYDGRIEEVLAEGINPKDPSQLMGRTRTNRLTFFSAQGADGCSFKPGDLVQVRIDAVRSFSLSGTPVNG; encoded by the coding sequence ATGAACAAGGCCGATTCCGAGCGAATGGCCGGGATCCTGGAATCCATGGGCTACTGCGAGGCCACTGCAGAGCTCGATGCCGACCTGGTGCTCTACAACACCTGCACGATCCGCGACAACGCAGAGCAAAAGGTCTACAGCTATCTGGGGCGCCAGGCGCAGCGCAAACGCAGCAATCCCAATCTCACGCTCGTGGTGGCTGGTTGCGTCGCCCAGCAAGAGGGGGAATCGCTGCTGCGCAGGGTGCCTGAACTCGATCTGGTGATGGGGCCGCAGCATGCCAACCGGCTCGAGACCCTGCTCACCCAGGTGGAAGCCGGCCAGCAGGTGGTGGCCACTGAGGAGCACCACATCCTCGAAGACCTCACCACAGCCCGCCGCGACAGTGCAATTTGCGCCTGGGTGAATGTGATCTACGGCTGCAATGAGCGCTGCACCTATTGCGTGGTGCCTTCAGTGCGGGGCAAAGAGCAATCGCGGATGCCGGAAGCGATCAAGCTGGAGATGGAAGGCCTCGCTGCTCAGGGCTTCAAGGAGATCACCCTCCTGGGGCAGAACATCGACGCCTACGGCCGAGACCTGCCGGGCATCACCCCCGAGGGACGCCGCCAGCACACCCTGACCGATCTGCTGCATTTCGTGCATGACGTGGATGGGGTGGAACGGATCCGCTTTGCCACTAGCCATCCGCGCTACTTCACGGAGCGCTTGATCGACGCCTGTGCCGATTTGCCCAAGCTGTGCGAGCACTTCCACATTCCCTTTCAAAGCGGCGACAACGATGTGCTGCGCTCGATGGCGCGGGGCTACACGGTGGAGCGCTACCGCCGGATCATCGATCGCATCCGTGAGCGCATGCCCGATGCATCCTTGAGCGCCGACGTGATCGTGGCCTTCCCTGGCGAGACCGATGCCCAGTACCGCCGCACCCTTGATTTGATTGAGGAGATCGGTTTTGACCAGGTGAACACGGCGGCCTACTCCCCACGCCCGAACACCCCTGCCGCCGATTGGGACAACCAATTGCCTGAGGAGGTGAAGGTGGCGCGCCTGCAGGAGATCAATGCGCTGGTCGAACGTTGCGCCCGCGAACGCAACGCCCGCTACGACGGCCGCATCGAAGAAGTTTTGGCAGAAGGCATCAATCCCAAAGACCCCAGCCAGCTGATGGGTCGCACGCGCACCAACCGGCTCACCTTCTTCAGTGCCCAAGGGGCGGACGGCTGCAGCTTCAAGCCCGGTGACCTGGTGCAGGTCCGCATTGATGCTGTGCGTTCTTTTTCCTTGAGTGGCACGCCGGTGAACGGCTGA
- a CDS encoding dipeptide epimerase has product MAWSLRRFPLTKAVPLAISRGTTSVVEHLELRLEHDGVIGRGEAGGLDTGHRHFSTDAIETELQTLLPHLEGLNPANRQGLEPFLAPLSPPARCAVDLAVWDWHGRRQQTPIWQLWGLDGQRQVATSVTLGLGSVEQVLTRLERWWSQLPAHRIKLKLGSPDGLDHDSQLLTAVAAALEQRQQTEGQSLELQVDANGGWSVDQTRRMLPALEQQGVVLLEQPLAAQQDPDLDLAGFAALHGDCPLPLVADESCWGLEDLLRLAPHVDGVNLKLLKTGGLSEAWLMAGVARRLELDLMVGCYSDSTLLNGAAAQLLPWIRWPDLDSHLNLVDDPFQGLPMEGDRQWAPPDAGLGISLREPPPC; this is encoded by the coding sequence ATGGCCTGGAGCCTGCGCCGGTTCCCCCTCACCAAGGCGGTGCCCCTGGCCATCAGCCGTGGCACCACGTCAGTGGTGGAGCATCTTGAGCTGCGGCTCGAGCACGATGGCGTGATTGGCCGAGGCGAAGCCGGGGGCCTCGACACCGGTCATCGGCACTTCAGCACCGATGCGATCGAGACGGAACTCCAGACCCTGCTCCCCCACCTGGAGGGACTAAATCCAGCCAACCGACAAGGACTTGAGCCCTTCCTGGCCCCCCTCTCTCCCCCGGCGCGCTGCGCCGTGGACCTGGCCGTCTGGGACTGGCACGGTCGCCGCCAGCAAACACCGATCTGGCAGCTCTGGGGCTTGGATGGCCAACGGCAGGTGGCCACCAGCGTCACCCTCGGACTGGGCTCCGTGGAGCAGGTGCTGACACGGCTTGAGCGCTGGTGGAGCCAACTTCCAGCCCACCGCATCAAGCTCAAACTGGGCAGCCCTGATGGCCTCGACCATGACAGCCAGCTGCTGACCGCGGTGGCGGCAGCCCTTGAGCAGCGTCAACAAACCGAAGGCCAGTCCCTGGAACTTCAGGTGGATGCCAATGGAGGCTGGTCTGTGGATCAGACGCGACGGATGCTGCCGGCCCTCGAGCAACAGGGCGTCGTATTGCTGGAACAACCCTTGGCTGCACAGCAAGATCCCGACCTCGACCTGGCTGGATTTGCGGCCCTTCATGGCGACTGCCCCCTGCCTCTGGTGGCGGATGAAAGCTGTTGGGGCCTGGAGGATCTCCTCCGTCTCGCACCCCACGTGGATGGGGTCAACCTGAAGCTGCTGAAGACAGGGGGCCTAAGCGAGGCCTGGTTAATGGCCGGCGTGGCCCGGCGTCTCGAGCTGGATTTGATGGTGGGCTGTTATTCCGACAGCACCCTGCTCAACGGGGCAGCAGCCCAGTTGCTGCCCTGGATCCGCTGGCCCGACCTCGATAGCCACCTCAACCTGGTGGATGACCCATTCCAAGGGTTGCCGATGGAGGGCGACCGGCAATGGGCTCCACCTGATGCAGGCCTGGGCATCAGCTTGCGGGAGCCCCCCCCATGCTGA
- a CDS encoding DUF1611 domain-containing protein — MLSSDDPVVLLQHGGLDSLTGKTGLAMLRHRRGPIVAVIDPDHAGGSLETITGIPRDVPVVADLKEALGHGPEVAVVGLAPSGGRLPEPLRLDALAALNSGLSLASGLHTRLGEDPAFAAACQPGRWIWDLRQEPCDLVVAQGRATTLRCQRLLAVGTDMAVGKMSACLALRDAAMGQGLPCRFVGTGQAGILISGTGVPLDAVRVDYAAGAVEAAVLQAAEGLSPDGLVVVEGQGSLCHPGSTATLPLMRGSQPTDLLLVHRAGQTTIDRLPNVPLPPLSELIQLCEGLAAIGRPASAGPAPRVRAIALNTARLDAHGAQRALSTTEDELQMPCVDPIRQGADRILKSVRSKL, encoded by the coding sequence ATGCTGAGCAGCGACGATCCCGTGGTTCTGCTGCAGCACGGGGGGCTGGATTCGCTCACGGGCAAAACGGGACTGGCCATGCTGCGGCACCGGCGCGGACCGATCGTGGCCGTGATCGACCCTGACCATGCGGGCGGATCCCTCGAAACCATCACCGGCATTCCCAGAGATGTGCCTGTGGTCGCTGATCTCAAGGAAGCCCTGGGACACGGCCCAGAGGTGGCCGTGGTGGGCCTGGCGCCCTCCGGCGGACGCCTGCCGGAACCGCTGCGCCTGGATGCATTGGCCGCACTGAACTCCGGCCTCTCGCTGGCCAGTGGACTGCACACCCGATTGGGAGAGGATCCAGCGTTTGCCGCGGCCTGCCAGCCAGGGCGCTGGATCTGGGATCTGCGCCAAGAACCGTGCGACCTGGTGGTGGCCCAGGGGAGGGCGACGACGCTGCGCTGCCAACGGCTCCTCGCCGTGGGCACCGACATGGCTGTGGGCAAGATGAGCGCCTGCCTGGCCCTGCGCGATGCCGCCATGGGGCAAGGCCTGCCCTGTCGTTTTGTCGGCACAGGCCAGGCTGGAATCCTGATTAGTGGCACTGGCGTTCCCCTGGACGCGGTGCGGGTGGATTACGCCGCAGGCGCTGTGGAAGCCGCCGTCCTTCAGGCCGCCGAAGGCCTGTCCCCTGATGGCTTGGTGGTGGTGGAAGGGCAAGGCTCCCTCTGCCACCCCGGATCCACCGCCACGCTGCCCTTGATGCGCGGCAGCCAGCCCACGGATCTGCTGCTGGTCCACCGCGCCGGACAGACCACGATTGATCGCCTACCGAACGTGCCGCTACCGCCGCTCTCCGAGCTGATCCAGCTTTGCGAAGGTCTGGCAGCCATCGGTCGCCCCGCCTCTGCCGGGCCTGCTCCCCGGGTGCGCGCTATTGCACTCAATACGGCCCGGCTGGACGCCCATGGCGCCCAACGGGCCTTGAGCACAACAGAAGATGAACTGCAGATGCCGTGCGTGGACCCAATCAGACAGGGAGCTGATCGAATTCTGAAAAGTGTGAGATCGAAGCTGTGA
- a CDS encoding DUF4359 domain-containing protein, whose protein sequence is MGVALMGTAAALAITNPTLKDYQTHAGEQLVELATDEVCGQRGLPMLMRVWLKDCPAVIASQQTSLAALAGQVSSRLDLGLLSVFTTEVGGQRLLPGLRLPRYTITTVGVAGQFITVNTHSDQF, encoded by the coding sequence ATGGGGGTTGCGCTGATGGGCACTGCAGCGGCTCTGGCGATCACAAACCCAACCTTGAAGGACTACCAAACGCATGCCGGCGAGCAGCTGGTGGAGCTGGCCACGGACGAGGTGTGTGGCCAACGCGGTCTTCCAATGCTGATGAGGGTCTGGCTGAAGGATTGCCCGGCAGTGATTGCCAGCCAGCAAACCAGCCTCGCGGCCCTAGCTGGTCAAGTCAGCTCACGCCTCGACCTTGGCCTGCTGAGCGTGTTCACGACGGAAGTGGGCGGTCAGCGTCTGCTGCCTGGGCTGCGACTCCCGCGCTACACCATCACCACCGTTGGGGTGGCCGGCCAGTTCATTACCGTCAACACCCACTCTGATCAGTTCTAG